From one Rosa rugosa chromosome 4, drRosRugo1.1, whole genome shotgun sequence genomic stretch:
- the LOC133744313 gene encoding NAC domain-containing protein 101-like translates to MELGFPVGVRFHPTDQELVGHFLHNRAVMGDQFQTKFVSDCPDFYGQNEPWVIWDLYGGNKSRNVEALYFFTHRSKLNPTAECFDQKVGSGTWREQHSEDVVAKDDSVMGISRHFRYEGGCDSHQNGAWLMQEYQIVTTTHNNDATDQELVLCTLRKNPEKLPLPTTTATAKNGNHVEDYCSRSST, encoded by the coding sequence ATGGAATTAGGTTTTCCAGTGGGTGTGAGATTTCATCCTACTGACCAGGAGCTGGTGGGTCACTTCCTCCACAACAGAGCTGTTATGGGTGACCAGTTCCAGACCAAATTCGTCTCCGATTGTCCTGATTTTTATGGACAAAACGAGCCTTGGGTTATTTGGGACTTGTATGGTGGGAATAAATCTAGAAATGTAGAGGCTCTCTATTTCTTCACACATCGCAGCAAGTTGAATCCCACCGCTGAGTGCTTTGATCAGAAGGTGGGTTCCGGAACTTGGAGGGAGCAGCACTCGGAAGATGTTGTTGCCAAGGATGACAGTGTTATGGGAATCAGTCGACATTTTCGGTATGAGGGTGGATGTGATTCTCATCAGAATGGGGCTTGGTTGATGCAAGAATACCAGATCGTGACTACTACTCACAACAATGATGCTACTGATCAAGAACTTGTACTCTGCACCTTGAGGAAGAACCCTGAAAAACTACCACTACCAACAACAACAGCTACTGCGAAGAATGGTAATCATGTAGAGGATTATTGTTCAAGGTCATCAACCTAG
- the LOC133744314 gene encoding pectinesterase inhibitor 11-like translates to MYPRLCCNVLKIHAGKIGMSAKVLAQTALDIALEFTKQTHITAKGYSEIKALNPVVTSAMRDCVEELNVAVQMLQKSKVELGMVIEGSTSGLHVSNVQTWVSAALTNLNTCKDGFVDHNLNGTVEKITARKIVKAAHLTSNALALINLCVSTKVTLP, encoded by the coding sequence ATGTATCCAAGGTTGTGCTGCAATGTTCTCAAAATCCATGCTGGCAAAATCGGGATGAGTGCTAAAGTTCTAGCTCAAACTGCCCTTGATATAGCCCTTGAATTCACCAAACAAACTCATATTACAGCGAAAGGCTATTCAGAAATCAAAGCCTTGAATCCCGTTGTGACATCAGCAATGCGTGACTGTGTGGAAGAGCTCAATGTCGCTGTGCAGATGCTCCAAAAGTCTAAAGTTGAGTTGGGTATGGTAATTGAAGGCTCTACTTCCGGGTTACACGTTAGTAATGTTCAAACATGGGTTAGCGCTGCATTAACCAATTTAAACACCTGCAAGGATGGATTCGTCGACCATAATCTAAATGGAACAGTAGAGAAAATTACCGCCAGAAAAATTGTAAAAGCAGCACATTTGACGAGCAATGCCTTGGCACTCATCAACTTGTGTGTCTCCACTAAAGTTACCTTGCCCTAA
- the LOC133742793 gene encoding protein SABRE isoform X2, whose translation MIVGVIFKNVDISSGEVNVNLNEELLSKSKSSSNTSSDPDKAIESSTDSIASKKAQKKQQMSDAISKCTTLFPEKVSFNLPKLDVRFEHREHDFALENNIMGIQLKSIKSQSSEDVGESTRLDVQLEFSEIHLLREAGTSVLEILKLDVISFLYIPIQPSSPITAEIDVKLGGTQCNLIMNRLKPLLRLHFSKKKRMVLREEKPTLDKTSPTTDTNIIMWTCTFSAPEMTIVLHSLSGLPLYHVCSQSSHVFANNISNTGTTVHMELGELNLHMADEYQQCLKENLFGVESNSGSIVNVAKVSLDWGKKDMESSEEGASKSKLVLSVDVTGMAVYFTFKRVESFISTAMSFQALFKNLSSSEKRTSQSRGGRSSKSSGKGTRLLKLNLERCSLNFCGEVGLEKMVVPDPKRVNYGSQGGRIVISESADGTPRVAEVMSTVSDDCKNLKYSISLDIFHFSLCVNKEKQSTQVELERARSMYQDYLEEHKPEPKLVLFDMQNAKFVRRSGGLKEIAVCSLFSATDITIRWEPDVHLSLIELGLRLKLLVHNQKLQVHVKEHMENVSSMSNSEQKKEAITEPVNLDKQKKRESIFAVDVEMLNVYAEVGDGVDAVVQVQSIFSENARIGVLLEGFLLCFNGCRILKSSRMQISRIPSASCAPDAKIPPSTTWDWVIQGLDVHICLPYRLELRAIDDSVEEMLRALKLVAAAKTSLIFPVKKDLSKAKKPSSVKFGCLKFLIRRLTFDIEEEPLQGWLDEHYHLMKNEASELAVRLKLLDEFISKVSQSPKPTETNDSTRERKTFFNGVEIDVQDPSAVSKMQEEIYKQSFRSYYKACQNLARSEGSGACREGLQAGFKPSTSRTSLLSISATDLDVSLTLIDGGDDGMIDVIKMLDPVCRENNIPFSKLYGGNILLHTGSLVVQLRDFTFPLLSGTSGKCEGRLVLGQQATSFQPQVHKDVYIGKWRKVHLLRSATGTTPPMKTFTDLSLRFQKAEVSFGVGYEPPFADVSYAFTVALRRANLCIRDPNPQPLPPKKEKSLPWWDDMRNYIHGNIKILFSETIWNILATTDPYEKLDKLQVTASPMEIQQSDGRIHVSANDFKVFSSSLDTLANNRGLKLPKGISGPVIEAPALTVEVTMDWECESGNPMDHYLFGLPIEGKPREKVFDPFRSTSLSLRWNILLRPSPLREKQAPHSNAVDGVDVDGTVYGPPHKDENVSTLPPTVNVGAHDLAWILKFYNMNYLPPHKLRAFARFPRFGVPRIPRSGNLSLDRVMTEFMLRVDASPTCIKHVPLDDDDPAKGLTFSMTKLKLEMCSSRGKQKYTFDCKRAPLDLVYQGLDLHMPKAFLNREESTSVAKVVQMTIKNSQPASVDRVPTEKSSNMSSGTEKHRDDGFLLSSEYFTIRRQAPKADPVSLLAWQEAGRKNLEMTYVRSEFENGSESDEHTRSDPSDDDGYNVVIADNCQRIFVYGLKLLWNIENRDAVWSFVGGLSKAFQAPKPSPSRQYAQKKLLEEQQSHSGSEMQQDGSSKPTTTSHGAAPAEVSGSLSSPSPSVKSEISSSAVDNSSSGVVEKHRETKDAEEDGTRHFMVNVIEPQFNLHSEDANGRFLLAAVSGRVLARSFHSVLHVVSEMIGSEMIEKLHTDNLNIPECEPEMTWKRMEFSVMLEHVQAHVAPTDVDPGAGLQWLPKIRRSSPKVKRTGALLERVFMPCDMYFRYTRHKGGTPELKVKPLKELTFNSHNITATMTSRQFQVMLDVLTNLLFARLPKPRKSSLSLPAEDDEDVEEESDEVVPDGVEEVELARIELEKKEREQRLILGDIRKLSLQCDTTGDLYPEKEGDLWMISCTRSTLVQGLKRELVNSKKSRKAAYASLRMALHKAAQLRLMEKEKNKSPSYAMRISLQINKVVWSMLVDGKSFAEAEINDMIYDFDRDYKDVGVAQFTTKNFVVRNCLPNAKSDMLLSAWNPPPEWGKKVMLRVDAKQGAPKDGSSPLELFEVEIYPLKIHLTETMYRMMWGYLFPEEEQDSQRRQEVWKISTTTGTKRGKKASLVPDMSAFSSQTMKESEGPSKSSALAPSTSQSPVPADSVQESKLQSKALIASGPNPELRRTSSFDRSWEETVAESVATELVLQSISGPLGSIEQDESSKNKLKDPKAIKSGRSSHEEKKVQKSQEEKKSARPRKMMEFHNIKISQVELCVTYEGSRFVVNDLKLLMDTFHRVEFTGTWRRLFSRVKKHIIWGVLKSVTGMQGKKFKDKANSQREPSGSGVPDSELNFSDNEGQPGQSDQHPITFLKRPTDGAGDGFVTSIRGLFNTQRRKAKAFVLRTMRGEAENDFQGDWSESDAEFSPFARQLTITKAKRLIRRHTKKFRSRKGSSSQQRESLPTSPRETTPLESDSSGGSSPFEDFNEGFSEGNMLVSKEAP comes from the exons GTCTGCTCACAATCATCACATGTATTTGCAAATAACATATCAAATACTGGAACTACTGTACATATGGAGCTCGGTGAACTTAATTTGCATATGGCAGATGAATACCAACAATGCTTGAAAGAAAACCTTTTTGGTGTGGAATCAAATTCAGGTTCCATAGTCAATGTTGCAAAGGTTAGTCTAGATTGGGGCAAAAAGGACATGGAATCATCTGAAGAAGGTGCTTCTAAAAGTAAATTAGTTTTATCTGTTGATGTGACTGGTATGGCTGTTTATTTTACTTTCAAGCGTGTTGAGTCGTTTATATCAACTGCCATGTCATTTCAAGCACTTTTTAAGAATTTGTCGTCTTCTGAAAAAAGAACATCACAAAGCCGAGGAGGGCGATCATCGAAATCCTCAGGGAAAGGGACTCGGCTATTGAAATTAAATCTTGAACGGTGTTCTTTGAATTTCTGTGGTGAGGTGGGTTTAGAAAAAATGGTTGTTCCAGATCCTAAGCGTGTAAATTATGGGTCACAAGGTGGTCGAATTGTTATAAGTGAGTCGGCTGATGGCACTCCACGGGTTGCAGAAGTAATGTCCACAGTATCTGATGATTGTAAGAACTTAAAGTACTCCATTTCTCTTGACATCTTCCACTTCAGCTTATGTGTGAACAAGGAAAAACAATCCACCCAGGTTGAACTTGAAAGAGCCAGATCTATGTATCAGGACTACTTGGAGGAACATAAGCCCGAACCAAAATTGGTACTGTTTGATATGCAGAATGCTAAATTTGTACGACGTTCTGGTGGTCTTAAAGAGATTGCTGTCTGCTCTCTTTTCAGTGCTACTGATATTACGATTAGATGGGAGCCTGATGTACATTTATCACTAATTGAACTTGGACTTCGATTGAAGTTACTGGTGCACAATCAGAAGCTTCAGGTACATGTTAAAGAACATATGGAAAATGTATCTAGCATGAGCAACTCTGAACAGAAGAAAGAAGCCATTACAGAACCAGTAAATTTAGACaagcaaaagaaaagggaaTCTATCTTTGCTGTTGATGTGGAAATGCTGAATGTTTATGCTGAGGTTGGAGATGGAGTTGATGCAGTAGTCCAGGTACAGTCAATATTTTCTGAGAATGCTCGCATAGGAGTACTTCTGGAAGGATTTCTGCTTTGTTTCAATGGGTGCAGAATACTCAAAAGTAGCCGGATGCAAATTTCACGTATTCCTAGTGCATCTTGTGCCCCTGATGCGAAAATACCTCCATCTACGACATGGGATTGGGTAATTCAAGGCCTTGATGTTCATATTTGCTTACCATACAGGTTAGAATTGCGTGCCATTGATGATTCTGTTGAAGAGATGCTGCGTGCTCTAAAGCTTGTAGCTGCTGCTAAAACTAGTCTTATCTTTCCGGTGAAGAAAGATCTTTCAAAAGCTAAGAAGCCCAGTTCAGTAAAATTTGGGTGTTTAAAGTTTTTAATACGGAGGTTAACTTTTGATATTGAAGAAGAACCACTGCAAGGCTGGCTTGATGAACACTATCACTTAATGAAGAATGAGGCATCTGAGTTAGCTGTTAGGTTGAAGTTGCTTGATGAATTTATTTCCAAAGTCAGCCAGTCTCCCAAACCCACTGAAACAAATGATTCTACTCGAGAAAGAAAGACTTTCTTTAATGGAGTTGAGATTGACGTACAAGATCCTTCAGCAGTTAGTAAGATGCAAGAAGAAATTTATAAACAATCATTCAGATCTTATTACAAGGCATGTCAGAATCTAGCACGATCAGAGGGTTCAGGTGCCTGTAGGGAAGGGCTTCAGGCTGGTTTTAAGCCTAGTACATCCAGAACTTCTCTTCTTTCTATATCAGCAACAGATTTAGATGTAAGCTTGACATTGAttgatggtggtgatgatgggATGATAGACGTTATAAAGATGCTGGATCCTGTCTGTCGTGAAAATAATATACCATTTTCTAAACTTTATGGGGGTAATATTCTTCTGCACACAGGCTCACTTGTGGTTCAGCTACGTGACTTTACATTTCCTCTCTTGTCCGGAACTTCTGGTAAATGTGAAGGTCGCCTTGTGCTAGGACAGCAG GCAACAAGTTTTCAGCCTCAAGTACACAAAGATGTCTACATTGGGAAATGGAGAAAGGTGCACTTGCTTCGTTCTGCTACTGGTACAACTCCACCTATGAAAACATTCACAGATTTGTCCCTACGTTTTCAGAAAGCCGAGGTGTCCTTTGGAGTGGGATATGAACCACCTTTCGCTGATGTGAGTTATGCGTTTACTGTGGCTCTTCGCAGGGCTAATCTATGCATTAGGGACCCTAATCCACAACCCTTGCCACCAAAGAAGGAAAAGAGCTTGCCATGGTGGGATGATATGAGAAACTACATTCATGGAAACATCAAGATTCTCTTTTCTGAAACCATATGGAATATTCTTGCGACTACTGATCCGTATGAAAAGCTTGACAAACTTCAAGTGACAGCTAGTCCTATGGAGATCCAGCAGTCAGATGGTCGTATTCATGTTTCTGCGAATGATTTTAAGGTTTTCTCAAGCAGTTTGGACACTCTGGCAAATAATCGTGGTTTAAAACTTCCTAAAGGTATATCTGGTCCTGTAATAGAAGCTCCAGCATTAACTGTTGAAGTTACAATGGATTGGGAATGTGAGTCTGGAAATCCTATGGATCATTATTTATTTGGACTTCCTATTGAAGGGAAACCTCGTGAAAAGGTGTTTGATCCATTCAGATCCACCTCTCTGTCCCTTCGCTGGAATATCTTGCTTAGACCCTCCCCCTTACGCGAGAAACAAGCTCCACATTCTAATGCGGTAGATGGTGTAGATGTAGATGGAACTGTTTACGGTCCTCCTCATAAGGATGAGAATGTTTCCACTCTTCCACCAACAGTGAATGTTGGCGCTCATGATCTAGCATGGATTCTGAAGTTTTATAACATGAATTATCTTCCTCCTCACAAATTGCGGGCCTTTGCTCGTTTTCCTCGTTTTGGAGTTCCAAGAATCCCTAGATCCGGTAACTTGTCCTTGGACAGAGTGATGACAGAATTTATGCTCCGCGTTGATGCTTCACCTACTTGTATAAAGCATGTACCTTTAGATGATGACGATCCAGCTAAAGGACTGACATTCAGTATGACAAAGTTGAAATTGGAAATGTGTTCGAGCCGGGGTAAGCAAAAGTATACTTTTGATTGCAAGCGTGCACCTCTTGATCTTGTTTACCAGGGCCTTGACCTTCATATGCCCAAGGCATTTTTAAACAGAGAAGAAAGCACTAGTGTTGCAAAAGTAGTTCAAATGACGATAAAAAACTCACAACCTGCATCAGTAGATAGAGTTCCAACTGAAAAGAGTAGCAACATGAGTAGTGGCACAGAGAAGCATCGTGATGATGGATTTCTATTGTCATCAGAGTATTTCACGATCAGAAGGCAGGCCCCGAAGGCTGATCCTGTTAGTTTATTAGCCTGGCAAGAGGCTGGAAGAAAAAATCTTGAGATGACTTATGTGAGGTCTGAATTTGAAAATGGAAGTGAGAGTGACGAGCATACCCGATCTGATCCAAGTGACGATGATGGATACAATGTGGTAATAGCTGACAATTGCCAACGTATATTTGTCTATGGACTCAAACTTCTGTGGAATATTGAGAATAGAGATGCTGTTTGGTCCTTTGTTGGTGGTCTATCCAAAGCATTTCAAGCCCCCAAACCTTCTCCCTCTAGGCAGTATGCACAAAAGAAATTACTTGAGGAGCAGCAGTCACATAGTGGAAGTGAAATGCAGCAAGATGGTAGCTCTAAGCCCACCACTACCAGCCATGGTGCTGCTCCTGCAGAGGTATCTGGTTCACTATCATCTCCGTCACCTTCCGTCAAATCGGAGATCTCGTCATCTGCAGTTGACAACTCTTCATCTGGTGTAGTAG AAAAGCATAGAGAGACCAAAGATGCAGAGGAGGACGGGACTCGTCATTTCATGGTGAATGTTATTGAGCCCCAATTCAATCTTCATTCAGAAGATGCCAAT GGAAGGTTTTTGCTTGCTGCTGTTAGTGGCCGTGTTTTGGCCCGGTCATTTCACTCAGTTCTTCATGTTGTCTCTGAGATGATTGGCTCTGAGATGATTGAGAAGCTTCATACTGATAATTTAAATATACCAGAATGTGAACCGGAAATGACATGGAAACGCATGGAGTTTTCTGTAATGTTAGAGCATGTTCAAGCTCATGTTGCTCCAACAGATGTTGATCCTGGAGCTGGATTGCAGTGGCTTCCAAAAATTCGCAGAAGCTCTCCAAAAGTAAAACGTACTGGTGCTTTACTTGAAAGGGTATTTATGCCCTGTGACATGTACTTTCGCTACACGAGGCACAAAGGTGGAACTCCAGAGTTGAAG GTGAAGCCCTTAAAAGAGCTGACTTTCAATTCCCATAATATCACGGCAACAATGACCTCTCGCCAATTTCAAGTTATGCTAGATGTGTTGACAAATCTTCTTTTTGCACGACTTCCCAA GCCTAGAAAAAGTAGTCTGTCACTGCCtgctgaagatgatgaagatgtggaGGAGGAGTCAGACGAAGTGGTTCCTGATGGTGTTGAAGAGGTGGAGCTTGCAAGAATAGAACTTGAGAAAAAGGAACGGGAGCAGAGATTGATTCTTGGGGACATAAGAAAGTTATCCCTTCAGTGTGATACCACTGGAGACCTATATCCAGAAAAGGAAGGGGACTTGTGGATGATAAGTTGTACAAGATCTACTCTG GTGCAAGGACTAAAGAGAGAGCTGGTTAATTCAAAAAAATCTAGGAAAGCTGCATATGCTTCATTAAGAATGGCTCTACATAAGGCTGCTCAGCTACGGCTAATGGAAaaggagaaaaacaaaagtccatCCTATGCTATGCGCATTTCTTTGCAAATTAACAAAGTGGTTTGGAGCATGCTTGTTGATGGTAAATCTTTTGCCGAGGCTGAGATCAATGACATG ATTTATGACTTCGACCGAGATTACAAGGATGTTGGTGTTGCTCAGTTTACAACAAAAAATTTTGTTGTTAGAAACTGCCTCCCAAATGCCAAATCAGATATGCTTTTATCAGCATGGAATCCTCCACCTGAATGGGGAAA AAAAGTTATGCTTCGTGTGGATGCAAAGCAGGGAGCTCCAAAGGATGGAAGTTCTCCTCTGGAACTTTTTGAG GTAGAGATTTATCCTCTCAAGATCCATTTAACAGAAACAATGTACAGAATGATGTGGGGATATTTATTCCCAGAAGAAGAACAGGATTCACAAAGACGGCAG GAAGTTTGGAAGATCTCAACAACTACTGGTACAAAACGTGGAAAGAAAGCTTCTTTAGTCCCCGACATGTCTGCATTTAGCAGTCAAACAATGAAGGAGTCTGAGGGGCCATCCAAATCAAGTGCCTTGGCCCCTAGTACCAGTCAATCTCCTGTTCCTGCAGATTCTGTGCAA gaatcaaaattgcaaagtaAAGCACTCATTGCGAGTGGTCCAAATCCTGAGTTAAGAAGAACATCTTCCTTTGACAGATCATGGGAAGAGACTGTTGCAGAATCAGTTGCTACTGAACTTGTCTTACAGAGCATTAGTGGGCCTCTTGGGTCTATTGAACAAGATGAATCCTCTAAGAATAAATTGAAAGATCCAAAAGCTATCAAATCTGGCAGGTCATCCCATGAAGAAAAGAAGGTACAAAAGtcacaagaagaaaaaaaatctgccAGGCCTCGAAAGATGATGGAGTTTCACAATATCAAGATAAGCCAG GTTGAGCTATGTGTTACCTATGAAGGATCTAGATTTGTGGTAAATGATCTCAAGTTGCTGATGGATACATTTCACCGTGTTGAGTTTACTGGTACTTGGCGGAGACTTTTTTCACGTGTTAAGAAGCACATCATTTGGGGAGTCCTGAAGTCTGTAACTGGAATGCAG GGTAAGAAGTTTAAAGACAAGGCTAACAGTCAGAGAGAACCCAGTGGATCTGGGGTTCCCGATAGTGAGCTTAATTTCAGCGACAATGAAGGCCAGCCAGGACAATCTGATCAGCATCCAATAACCTTTCTCAAGCGCCCAACTGATGGAGCAGGTGATGGATTTGTCACATCCATCAGAGGCCTTTTCAATACTCAGCGTCGTAAGGCCAAGGCATTCGTGCTGCGGACCATGAGGGGTGAAGCTGAGAATGATTTCCAAGGAGATTGGAGTGAAAGTGATGCAGAGTTTTCTCCCTTTGCTAGGCAGCTCACTATAACAAAAGCTAAGAGGCTTATCAGGCGGCACACGAAGAAATTCCGTTCAAGAAAAG GTTCGTCTTCACAACAGAGAGAATCTCTTCCAACATCACCGAGGGAGACCACTCCTTTAGAAAGTGATTCTTCTGGTGGATCCTCACCCTTTGAGGATTTTAACGAGGGATTTAGTGAGGGCAACATGTTGGTTTCCAAAGAGGCTCCTTGA